Proteins from a single region of Ziziphus jujuba cultivar Dongzao chromosome 1, ASM3175591v1:
- the LOC112490604 gene encoding (-)-germacrene D synthase-like — MLSLYEAAHLRLHGEEVLDEAISFTITHLRHSLMEIGHTSPHLSEKVMWALNRPVHKTIPMLESRHYISIYPKEDSHNKTLLKLAELDFNLLQALHQKELNSIARWWKNLDFARKFPYARDRVIELYFWILAMYFEPEYIHVREFVTKSVTMISIIDDTYDVHGTYEEIKLFTQAIKRWDISAKDSLPDYMQLIYEAILDVYDEIEEHNAKEGRSYRAHYAKETMKEAVQAYFDEASWFYDEYIPTLEDYMSIMDVSCAYPFIIKTSFLGVGEIATKEVFDWAFDKPKIIKATSAIGRIMNDIVSHKFEQKRGHAASSVECYMKQHGVQEEEAYKMLRQKIEDAWKDINQELLKSTFVPTVLLGPILNLNRVSEFIYRDDDCYTKAHKIKDDLALLLVHPVSTLHQDVQP, encoded by the exons ATGCTAAGCTTGTACGAAGCTGCTCACCTTCGCTTACATGGAGAAGAAGTTCTTGATGAAGCTATCTCTTTCACTATCACACATCTTCGGCACTCGTTAATGGAGATCGGTCATACAAGCCCCCACCTCTCAGAAAAGGTCATGTGGGCCCTGAACCGACCCGTCCATAAAACCATCCCAATGTTGGAGTCCAGGCATTACATCTCTATCTACCCCAAGGAAGATTCCCACAACAAAACTTTGCTCAAGTTGGCAGAgttggattttaatttattacaagcGCTACATCAGAAGGAGCTAAATAGCATTGCAAG GTGGTGGAAAAACTTGGACTTTGCAAGAAAGTTTCCTTATGCAAGAGACAGAGTTATAGAATTGTACTTTTGGATATTGGCAATGTACTTTGAACCCGAATATATCCATGTACGAGAGTTTGTTACCAAATCAGTAACCATGATATCAATCATAGATGATACCTATGATGTTCATGGTACATATGAAGAGATCAAGCTCTTTACACAAGCAATCAAAAG ATGGGATATTAGTGCCAAAGATTCCCTTCCAGATTACATGCAATTGATATATGAGGCAATTTTAGATGTCTATGACGAAATTGAAGAGCATAATGCTAAGGAAGGAAGATCATATCGTGCACATTATGCAAAAGAAACA ATGAAAGAAGCAGTACAGGCTTATTTTGATGAAGCTAGTTGGTTTTACGATGAGTACATTCCCACATTAGAGGACTACATGTCGATTATGGATGTGAGCTGTGCTTATCCTTTTATCATAAAGACTTCTTTTCTCGGTGTGGGTGAGATAGCAACTAAAGAGGTGTTCGATTGGGCCTTCGATAAGCCAAAAATCATCAAAGCTACGTCAGCTATTGGCAGAATAATGAATGACATTGTGTCCCATAAG TTTGAGCAAAAGAGAGGACATGCTGCTTCTTCGGTCGAATGTTACATGAAACAACATGGCGTTCAAGAGGAAGAGGCATACAAAATGTTGCGTCAAAAAATTGAAGATGCATGGAAAGATATAAATCAGGAGTTACTCAAGTCAACTTTTGTACCAACAGTTCTTCTGGGGCCCATTTTGAATCTTAATCGTGTATCGGAATTTATTTACAGGGATGATGATTGCTATACAAAGGCTCATAAGATCAAAGATGACCTTGCTTTGTTGCTTGTACACCCCGTTTCCACTCTTCATCAAGATGTTCAGCCATAG